The segment TGGGATAGGCTTGGTACTGACTGAACCGGCCTTGGCATTGGTTCATACCAATCAGGATGGCCTGTTCGTCCTATTCGTatgtttatatattaaaaaataagttgCCGTTCTGATCAAGATGGACTTTGTATTTGGCCTTGTTACCGGTTGGTACCGGTCAGGATAATTGGTAAATCCCTATCCTATGATGTAGTGATGTCTTGGCATACATACTGGCGCCAATTTCATGATGGAGCAGCATGGTATTGTAGGTACCATCCTGCTCTACTGGTTATTGAATCCATGATCTACTGAAATGTATTTAAGAGAATCAGCTGTGTAACTTGTGCATCTATAGATTGATTGAGACCTAAGTTTTCTAAAAGATTTCGTGATTAGTTTTTATGAATTCaatgtggatttttttttttccttatcgtTCCCTGCAAAAATGATCACTAAAAAGAAAAATGCCAAGGTATAAGTATGGTATTAAGTAACCAAAACAAAAAAAGATTACcttctttaaaaaataaataaatatggagTCTGTGTTAAGGACATCTTGTTGGTATATGTTACTTCTAGATAACTCTTCCACTCTTCCTAAATCTATGAAGTGCAATCGTGCAACCTTTCTTTGGGTCGTACAAGATGGCAATCATGCATGTTGTTTTTGTTGCCATCAGGCAAAAGCAAAATGTCAAATCTGGAAGTGATTGTATTTGATGATTTCTGATTAAATTTCTCCTGAAAACTAGATCTCCattcatgtttgaaaataatttgttAGGATGGATATTCAGTATTTTTAATCTTAATTAGACATCTATTGTTGACACCCCATTTTTTGCAGGGAGTTAACAGAGCATTTCCTTTTGTTTCAAGTGACGAAGCTGATGATATTGTTGACGTTCAAACCCCAATACTTTTCAGATTGGTGAGTTAATGAGCTGGACATCAACATTTGTAGGCTTGTGCAGAATAAACCCACCCTGGCCTGGCCCGATTTTTATCATGCCCGGGTTGAGCGTTTCGGTCTGATGGCCTGAGCCCAGGCCTGAAATTTTACGGGATTGACATTTCCCAACTCAGCCCAACGCAGCCAATTTGTATAATATATAatgttatgcatattatcaaataTTCAAAGTTTGAAattggaaaaaagaaaagaaaacggaAGGGATGGGAGAATTCTAATCACTCTCCCCTGCCCCGCCATCATCCAGTGGTCACCACTCCCCTTCCCCAACCTGCACCAGCCCATTTCTCtcgtcccccctctctctctcaccctcCCTCTCGCTCTCTCTCCAGAAACAATCACCACCATCTTCCCCGCCTCCCATCTCTGCGAAAATGAATGCCGCCACCACCACCTCACCCTCTCTATCTATTCCCACCTCCTGGCAGGCTGGTCTGGTTGGGCACAGGCACCCTCATTTCCAATTGGGCTGAGCTTATGCTCATGTTTTCAGGTTCAAGACCAGGATGGGGTTGTTTTGGGCCTGAGATTTTGGTCTTGATATCAGACCTCAGGTGGCCCAAACCCAACCTGACCCAACAGTTGAACAGGTCTAAACATTAGTAATGTTGGAATTTCATTCTTGAAAATAAGATTGGTATTCTGGAAAGCTCATGCAACTTTATCCTTTTGAATCCAGGTCCATTCTGAAAATTTCAATATTGCGGTTCAGGCATTAATGCTTCTGTATCAGATCACTTCCAAGAATCAGATTGCAAGCGACCGTTTTTATCGTGCTTTGTATTCAAAGCTTCTGACTCCTGCTGCCGTGACTTCATCTAAGGTAATCTGCATTTTGCGTGCTGCCTGCTTCATGCTTGTGTATTTGAAATTTCCATTGTAATCATTGCTCTATAGCTCATTCACTGGATGAATGGGCTTATGCTGTTTAGTTCTGGTGCCTACATTTAGGGATCCTGAATGTTCACAACTCATAAACTGCAATTTTTAAAACAATTAAAATTCAATCTATGAACAGAATAAATCTAGTTACATAATCAGCAAAATGTCTTGCTTATTTAAATTTTCATACCATTTTTTATACACTTCGAGAATTCTTCTGGTGGAAACCAAGTTTTGTAACCTCTTGCAGTTTGGACATCCAGGTCATAACGCTTAAACAGGCATGTCAAAACCTGTCCTTCACAGGCACTGCCTCTTGTAACAAATTGTGACACTATTCTTCATTCCAGTGTTGAATATAAGCTCGTGCGCTGGAACTCCATGCCGCATTATAtttgccccccccccccccacccccggccacccccaaccaaaaaaaaagaagaaaaagacatcTAGAGAAGCTCTTCATATTCTCCAATTATTCTCTTGTAAAGACTCATAAAAATTGCACCTCAGTGGATTGCCTTATGTTTTTGATAATTCTCATTTCTTAAAGAATAAAGACCAATCAAATAATCATGAGTTTTACTAGCTAATATATGTCTTTGTAATTCACATGTGGCCAATGAGTTAGCATATTCTCTTGAGTGGAAGGGGGTTGTTGCAAATTGTTGGGATGccccttgtaattttttttcactcattagtaaatttatctttttcactCATTTTTAGAAATATTGGAACGTCATTGAAACTCAGAAATTGAAGGCTGATTTGTAGATGGTTAGGGGTAACTAAGAAATTAGCAACAGCATAGTGATCAATGAGTAGCTGCTAATGGCTTATCCAATGTTTCAACGTTCTGGATTCTTGTGCTTATTTGCCACATGGATGCATGCTGACACACATGTTTATACACAATGCACAACTAGTTTCTTAAATCTGTTGTGCCTTGTTTTGAGGACCTATATGAAACATGGTGATCAGCTTGCATGCCACCGGCTTTCCATCTGGATACCTTGGCAGCATTCGCTAGCATCAATTGAAGAAGCAGTTTTAAAAACCTCCTGCTTTGTTCTTTAAGGTCCTTTTGTCATTAAAACATTTATTTTAGATTATCATCCATTTGCTTGAATATGTTCTCTTGACAATCTGCAGTGTCTTTGCTAAGTTTCTTTAATATATCAACAATGTTTCTTTGATGTTTCAGCCAGAAATGTTTCTTGGATTACTGGTCAAAGCAATGAAAAATGATATAAACTTGAAGCGGGTAGCTGCCTTTTCAAAGCGCCTCCTACAGGTTGGTGATGAAACTTGTCTCTCTCATATATATGGGAGTTTTTTCCCATTATTTTcatgggcttcttctcttgagatgTTTCTGGGAGTTGACTCTTCTAGTCTGCTCATTTTTGTGCAATTGTCAAAACTGCTTATTTATTTGAATAGTTGAACTAGTGACTTAATTGACACATGCTTCTGTATCATGCTGGTCAACCTCTCTGTTTTTGGTGTTCTAGTAACTGACAAGGCCGGATCTGAAAAAAGCCTGCTTCAAATAGAATTATGCAGTTTATAGCTTCTGTGTTGGTTTGTGGGTTACATTTACAGCATTAAATGACTTATGATTTGTTGATTCCATATGGTTAAACTTCGGGAACATTTATGTTTAACTTAAGGTTGTATTCTCAATTCTGGCCAAGGTTGTTTTGACAATAACGATGCATATTCTTATTTCATTTTCTATGcttaaatttctgtctttgtGGAAATGAGAATAATATGCAATTCTTGAACTGATTCTCACATCCGTGACTTTTAatagtttcaacttctaggtAGCACCTCAACAGTTACACCAGTGACATTTAAAAGTTTTGATTTAAGTTGAATATATATGCTCATTTATCAGTGTTGCCCTGGCAATCTGCATATGGCATCAAATGTTAGATTCCATGGAATAAcaataaatttcaaacaaatcatAGTGGAAAACTGCTAATTGATATCACTGGATTCGGTGACTAATTTCAACCTAGGCCATTTCTGTTTGGAGTTTGCTTAGGAAGTCTTGTGGAAACATCCTTGAAATTAGTCGCCTTTTCTGATGTTTGAGATTCTAAGGAACTTCAGTCATCTTTCCCTTAATATAACCTGCTACAGTCCACTGTTAGTTTGCAGGGATTCAAAGAATGATATTTCTCTGGCTACAGAAAACTAAACACTGGGGCAGCGTGGCTGCTGTTGTTGACAAAATTCCAGCATCTCCTTGGCCATTTCCACTCATGCTTCTTGTGGCAGTGAAGCACTTCCTATATAAGCAGCTGAGCTGCTGAGTTAGTTCTCATACTTTAATTTGCCTAAATTAAACAATGACTTGGTGTTTCTCTATGGTGAGAAAACTGATTATTTGGTCATCTGCCTAATTCAATGTGTTCTTTATGAGaccagggatttttttttttttggtttacaTGTATGAAGTTGAGAATGTGTTCTGGTTCACCATACGCAGTGTTATATCATTGCTCATGAACTTGTTTATTCCAAATAGTTTTGACAAGTCTTGATGATAATGGTTATTGTTCGGCAAATTGAACTGCCTGAAGACTGATGCAAATCCTATTTTAAATCTGTTGGTTTCAATGATGCTTCACACATGGGCATTGTTTTCTATATACTTGAAAATGATCTGACATATTTAACTTGGTGAGGGAAGGCATTGCTTTACTTTTATTTAGCTTTTGAGGACCCTCTACCATGTCAATCTTTACCACCTTAGTTTTGTTATTTGGACAGGTATCTCTTCAGCGGCCCCCTCAATATGCATGTGGATGCCTATTTATACTATCTGAGGTTCTTAAAGCAAAGCCACCATTGTGGTATGTTTTTTCTTTACACCATTGGCTATTGTATATTACCCTTAGGGTCTTGGGGTTATAAAAGATGGTACGACATCTGCTTTGCCAATTTGCAGGACTATGGTGCTGCAAAATGAGTCTGTTGATGATGATCTTGAGCACTTCGAGGACATCATAGAAGGCACAGAGGATTTAGCTATGACACCACCTGGAAATTCAGCAAATTCAGGCTGTTCCAATGCTTCAGAAGCTGGTAAAAAATTGCAGAATTCAAACTATAAGGAGGATTATGACTCTGAAGTCAAAGATGGTTTTAGTGATGGTTCAAGAATTAAAACTGTAAGTGATGGAAGTAAAGAAGAAGTTCAAACATCTCATATGAGGTCAAAACTACCTGTAGGTTACGATCCACGTCACAGGGAACCCTCCTACTGGTATTAGTTTCAACCTCTCAAAGTATCTGCTTTTATTGTCTGAAATACATCATTCAATACTGTTGATTTCTCCCATGTCGGACATGCTATCAAACTCTAAGCTTTAAATGATGTCAGTTGCCTACTGTCCATGCAGGTAGAAAAATGTGACTAGTTATGTGTCCAATTTGATTTTGTTGGAGAAAAATCCAACCTTGTGTATATAAATTACAATGATTGTGGATTTGGGTGGTCTCAGATCAGCTTCTACTTTCTAGTCCTCTTGTCTTGGTGGTACTATTTTGCAGCACATATTCAAAAGTGATTCCAATGAAAATTGTTTGTActcttcttttaaaattgattcttATTATCCAAACTAGAGCATGTCATGGTACTTGGTCATTTGTATCTTGGATCTTGGTCTTGGCCATTCAGTCATctgtagaagtttgtctgaatTTTAGACTCTTGCcaacaaaataaaatcaaattatGTAATACATCTAGGGTAAAAGAACAAATAGAAAAGCAGACTTATGGGATATGAAatttctttaattcacaatctgTAGTGTGAATTTCTGCATGTGCTCTTTATGGTAGTTTATAAGCATGTGTACATGATGGAGAGTGCACTTGTGTGCTTGTAAATGATGTGGGTGTTGCGATCATTCTGCTAAATGaatcaatgtttttttttttcggttGGGGGAAATGAttgcaatttttttctttttggtccaATGTGTTCTAGGTTGTGTAGAGTGATGCTATGGATTGTCAATTTTTCTGGCATACTAGGGATTTTGTAACCTAGTTCCATTACCACCATCTGgtaatatcatttttaatttctCTTTAGTTTCTTGCATTTTGTGTCATATTCTATCTTTCTCTCCATGAAGAAGATGTGTCTCTTAATCTTGTCACAATATAGGTACTGCTTGTGGATATTTTTGTATAAGGGGTATTAAATATAATCAACTGCATCCTACTTTAAGTAATTGGATCATGGATACGGTTTGAGTGTGTTTATCTTGTTTTAATAGCAATGCGGACCGAGCAAGTTGGTGGGAGTTGACAGTATTGGCTGCGCATGCGCACCCATCAGCAGCGACCATGGCTCGAACGCTATTATCAGGAGCCAACATTGTTTATAATGGTGATCCAATAAATGACTTATCGCTTGGTGCCTTTCTTGATAAGTTCATGGAGAAGAAACCAAAGCCAAACCGGAGAGCAGAAGGTACATGGCATGGCGGTTCTCAAATTGCACCTGCAAGAAAGGTTTGTCTCTTAACCACACAATTTTCCTTGCTACTGGAGGTGCGATCCTCATTGTACTTCATAAATGACTGCACTTGGTGCTATATCTTGGTTGATCTCATGACCTTGTAATCGCATTTTTGCATAGTTTATTGGGCTTGCCTGGTCAATTATACAGTTAGGATACTAATTTTAGAGATGTCTGAATGGCCTACCTTATCCATATTGTGTCCTGTATGTTGGTGTCCCTAGAATTTTGGTATATTGGAAATTACCTTTTTTGACATATGAGGTACTGTTTATACATGTGGCTGACTCCATTCCATAACCAATGGTGGGCCCTGTCATATATACCATTCCAAGTGCATTTTTCCTCAAACAACGTGGGATATTTTATGGTATTTCATTCAGGCGTCCAAGTGCTCTATCTCTACTCATGCAAACTGTCAAACATTGTCTAGTTGTCTTCATGGCATGGTCTTGACACTATCTAGTCAttaagtatagaaacatgttcagCTTTTGTTATCATGGCTTGCTTGCTACAATCAATTTTTTCTAAAACTTTTTTATTcactgatgttttttttttttgaatttatgggatttctttttcttccttgaaAATACCGATCTGTTTTTCTAAATACAAAATTGGCCTCTATTTCTTTTGCAAACTTCTGCAAGAATATTTTGTACAGTTGTCATTGGACATGCTTTATCTGTATGATGCGTTATTATCAGTAATGCTGGTAACATTTCCATTTCTCTGCATCAACACTACTTCTGAATTTTATTCTGCAgcctttaatttatttaattaattattctaattcatattttgcttTCTCGTTTATCATGCTAGTATTAAGTGTGTGTGATGCATGTTTGATGGATGTTGAGTGCAGACATGTACATACAAAATGAGGGATATAAAATCACAGTATACCTTTAAAATATACCTCTTTTTTTCCCTCAGTCATTTTTTAAATTGGCTCATATGGGAGTATTTGTCAAAGGGACAGGCTTCACACCTTGTCTAGCTTCATGATAACTTGGTTATAAAATCTTTCAAGTTCTATGAAATCATGTCTGATAGATGTTGAGGGCaggcatccacatacaaaataagggaTATAAAATCTATAATCTACGTTCAAGATATGGACTCCCTTTTTACTCcctgaattattttttaaacagGCTACTATTTGAGTATTTGTCAAAGACAAGCTCCACCCCTTTTTGGCATCTAATCGCTTGGTTATGAAATCTTTCTTATTATATGTTTTAGAATTTGCTTTTTTGATTCCTCCTGCATCAACTCCTTCCCTGTATCCAGGTGGGACATGCAGCCTCACCTTTTTTTTATAATCTCTTTCTCCCACTTCCACAGATGCGGTACTTTAACTTCTGACTTCATATTTCTGGGTTCTCATTTGTCATATCACTTGCTTCTATTTTTCCTGATCTATCTGTACATATATGTTGTAAATATTGACATGCATATGATTGTACATATGTACATGGGCATATGTACATGTGTAGATACATTTACATTATGATCTTGAGCAAACCGTATCTTATTTACCATGacatgaaatttgatttttgtcatTCTATGCCCTGTTTCTTGTGAAAAATAGATCATGTCTTTTCCAATTTTTTATGGTCACATTGGTCTCCATCAAACTGATCTGGCTTTCTTTATCTGCAGCTTGACCTGAACCATCATCTAATTGGTGATGAGATACTACAGTTGGCAGAGGATGAAGTGCCTCCGGAAGATGTTGTCTTCCATAGATTCTACATGAACAAAACAAGCTCGTCAAAGAAACCGAAGGCAAAGAAGAAGGCCTCACAAGATGATGAAGATGCAGAGGACTTTCTGGATGCAAGTGACGAGAGTGAGGAAGAGAAGATTGATAACATGCTGGGGTCCGGGCATCACCCATTGGAGGAAGCTGATGGAGAATATGACTATGATGATCTCGACAGAGTTgctgatgaggatgatgatgactTACTTGGAGATGGAGTGATGCAGAGGCTGGTTTACCTCCCAATCTTGCTGCGAGAAAACGTGATGAAGGTAGTGCTAGTGATGATGGTGATAATGATAGTCTTGATATCATGGATGGTATTGCTGAAGAAGATGGTGATGTTGATGTTGATGATGATGTTATTGGTGGTGAGAGTGATGAAGATGAATCCAGTCAGGCTGCTAAgacaaagaagggaaagaaaaggaAGTTTGATGGGAAGAATCGACGATCACCATTTGCAAATGTAGAGGAGTACGAACATCTGCTGAACGACAACATGGACACAACAAAAATTTCTAGATCacataagagaaagaagaagaagacatccAGTTGAAAGAACTTTCCCCATTGTATTTTCCCCCTGTAATGTGTATTTTGCATATGGAGGACACAGGccttaaaaaaattttgtatcCTTAGTTATTACAAATTGAATGGTAGGTTTTGCCATTCCTATTTTCTGAATCAGATTTTCTGAGGGATAAAAATAAACATATTCTTGTCTTCATCGTGAAATTGAGATATCAGCAATCTAATCCTGGTTATAGATTGTTTATGTGTGCGGGTGAATGTGTAACTGTCTTGGGACTCAGTATCATTGTCGTTTCTTGAAGTTGTGTGCATGTGTGTTAGATTTTCTGCACCTGGGCTCTCCCTCAAACATTTGCTGAAAAGTTGCAGCAGGATTCCGAAACTCTTCATGATTTGAGataatttattaagaaaaatggTGGGTGGTGTCCCAATGCGTATGCGGAGTCCGAGCTGGAAGGGGTAAAAAACAGAATGCGCTGAGGCTATTATGGATGAACACCTCTCTTTCATAATCTAGCCTGTGGGGAAAAGGGGAACGGGCAAAACACTGATATCCAAATATTAGGAGCACAAACCTTCTGCTTAGGGGGAAAAAGGGGAAAAGACTGAAAAATCTTTGTTTGCACAGGCCATCCATCAACTTCCATTCAAATTCTGGTTTGAGCATATCTTCCTCTTTTTCGGAAAATTGATATATGAGTATTtccaaattttttctctctttttttaataAAACCGTGGTGAACAGAAAAATCTGTAGAGATGCAAAAAGGAGAAGGATTAGAGAAACCTCTGTAGCTTTTACAGTCTACCAGCTACTTTTATGCAAGAACTGATATGAGTTTTTTCCCCACTTCTATTCTTCAAGAAATATTGAAAGATGAAATCTTTTAATCTTTTTATTGATAGTTTTGACTTTTTCCCTAAAAAATATGTGGAAACAGGAAACTGCATGGGTGCCGCTTTTATCGAGATTTATAATATGCAtattcatccttttttttttttttgacctttttCTGAATCATTTGATTAATTTCATATAATGATGCTAAACCTCATTTTTTTCTAAGGGCAAGTATCATAAAATAGtattttcatattaaaatcacATATGACTAATACACCCTATCTCACTAATAAACAGTTTTTCCCCCTCAAAACTTGGTGTTTTAATTAAGGGAAAAGA is part of the Elaeis guineensis isolate ETL-2024a chromosome 15, EG11, whole genome shotgun sequence genome and harbors:
- the LOC105058730 gene encoding LOW QUALITY PROTEIN: protein SLOW WALKER 2 (The sequence of the model RefSeq protein was modified relative to this genomic sequence to represent the inferred CDS: inserted 1 base in 1 codon); this translates as MSKPKKAHRASEDLELLKSDVASFASSLGLAPSASASASASGFDDSDFRKTGSFKPPKSRDPKPSATEKIDGGEKKNKKDDSDSKPKPKPKPHPLQIDPFENAKDDKNLPNLPLMKASLLSGHWYDDADDLEGKILGPEGRKKVPALGIEELKRLVAKKKEIAERLLRQYTRDYDSSRRKSGDMRLLEVTARSGTSADKVSAFTCLVEDNPIANLRSLDALLSMVTSKVGKRYAFTGFEALKELFLLRLLPDRKLKSLFQHPLDNLPETKDGFSLLLFWYWEECLKQRYERFVIALEEALKDMLPNLKDKAMKTVYTLLKSKSEQERRLLTALVNKLGDPERKAASNAAYHLSCLLSAHPNMKAVVIDEVDSFIFRPHIGMRAKYQAVNFLSQILLSKKGDGPRIAKRLVDVYFALFKVLISEANDGEKMSKRAKNNKKSMDGKEKGKKDKGKITSSLQNGKKEPSSGSNVEMDSRLLSALLTGVNRAFPFVSSDEADDIVDVQTPILFRLVHSENFNIAVQALMLLYQITSKNQIASDRFYRALYSKLLTPAAVTSSKPEMFLGLLVKAMKNDINLKRVAAFSKRLLQVSLQRPPQYACGCLFILSEVLKAKPPLWTMVLQNESVDDDLEHFEDIIEGTEDLAMTPPGNSANSGCSNASEAGKKLQNSNYKEDYDSEVKDGFSDGSRIKTVSDGSKEEVQTSHMRSKLPVGYDPRHREPSYCNADRASWWELTVLAAHAHPSAATMARTLLSGANIVYNGDPINDLSLGAFLDKFMEKKPKPNRRAEGTWHGGSQIAPARKLDLNHHLIGDEILQLAEDEVPPEDVVFHRFYMNKTSSSKKPKAKKKASQDDEDAEDFLDASDESEEEKIDNMLGSGHHPLEEADGEYDYDDLDRVADEDDDDLLGDGXDAEAGLPPNLAARKRDEGSASDDGDNDSLDIMDGIAEEDGDVDVDDDVIGGESDEDESSQAAKTKKGKKRKFDGKNRRSPFANVEEYEHLLNDNMDTTKISRSHKRKKKKTSS